TTTTTAATTGAACTGATTGGACTAATATTGGTAGTAGTTTGTTTTAAATTTCGAGGTGTCAAGGTATCCTTGTTTGAGGTTTTGTTTACTGTGATTTCAGCCTTTTGCAACGCGGGGTTTTCCATGCATTCTGAGAGCATTTATGCATGGCGGGATGTGCCTGAAGCAGTAGTTGTTATTGCCATTTTGATTATTTGTGGGGGTCTTGGATTCATGGTGTATCGTGATGTTACCAACACTATTAGAGACAAGAAAAAGCTGTCTCTTCATGCTAAGGTTGTCTTTAGTTTTAGTTTCTTTTTGATTGTTTTTGGAGCGGTTGTGTTTTTTTTGTCTGAAATTCGTAAACTCAATGAAGGTTATTCGCTTGGAACTTTAATATTAAATTCAATATTCTATTCAATAAGTACACGAACGGCAGGGTTTAATTATCTTGAAAATTCCGTTATTACAAGCAGGACTCAGATGATTACTTTGCCCTTCATGTTTATTGGAGGTGCGCCTGGATCAACTGCCGGTGGGATTAAGATAACCACGTTTTTTTTAATTATTCTTGCTGTAATAAAGAACCAAGATGGTAATGGTTATATTATAGGATCTTATAAAGTATCAATTGATAGCATAAGGTTTGCTCTTTTATTTTTTGCAAGAGCTATTTTTATTCTGTGTTTTTCATTTTTCATGCTTCTTGCTGCTGAGGGTGGGGGTAATTGGAAAGTGATTGACTTGGGGTATGAAGTTTTTTCTGCTTTTGGTACTGTTGGCCTTTCGGTAGGTGTTACTCAAAAATTGTCATACCTGGGTAA
The sequence above is drawn from the Borrelia sp. RT5S genome and encodes:
- a CDS encoding TrkH family potassium uptake protein, coding for MLRFGFSDRFFLFSYFILVIFFGFILLSFPISWKGEEKLKYIDALFTSVSAVSITGLTTVKIENFSTFGFVVIMLLIQFGGLGFITITTFYLLIPKRKLKMTDARIIKQYSLSNIEYNPIKILKSILLVTFLIELIGLILVVVCFKFRGVKVSLFEVLFTVISAFCNAGFSMHSESIYAWRDVPEAVVVIAILIICGGLGFMVYRDVTNTIRDKKKLSLHAKVVFSFSFFLIVFGAVVFFLSEIRKLNEGYSLGTLILNSIFYSISTRTAGFNYLENSVITSRTQMITLPFMFIGGAPGSTAGGIKITTFFLIILAVIKNQDGNGYIIGSYKVSIDSIRFALLFFARAIFILCFSFFMLLAAEGGGNWKVIDLGYEVFSAFGTVGLSVGVTQKLSYLGKIIIIFTMFAGRIGLFSMAIFVSRRSRFEEFTRPRQDILVG